The genome window catttattcatatCCTACGGAAATGATACGACTCcggaacattatgtaagcatgacgacggggagaggcataaagggttccatcactagatgttattgataaataagtgcaaatgaacactggatacataaggagccagtgtgcgagataagttaagacaaaggatataacccaagagagattacgcagaatatagttATGAGAACGgactaacgagtagttagtagttgattcaggaagagcctagtcatggctagacaagaggatacagacaaatcagcagattgtgcaagatgaacGTAGTGAACCCgaacatagtgaattcagtcttGCAGATATGATGTCgtaacccttgagaaatattcaaataggaTTTGGGGTAATTATAGGTACCATATAAGAATTAAGGGGAAAAAATGGCAccactgagaagacagtcaaaaatttcagtttagaatcaaccttacgagcacaagggtGCGGAgataagtaattaaggataattataggtgagtaagaatgTCAAAAATTCTTtcaggtatacgatgtaataagctcgcaggagtcaaagggtctctcttaagtactacaaagaaagactagctgagtgaataaggaagaaggattcaacttaagcatagtgacataaggaagaaatggtcttgtaacaacagtctcacaacaacattgtatgaactccataagaaagtggcacctattttggctaaaaaaataaatcaaaagatgatatttgagatcatatgagttacatgaatttctaatttttgtgggcaatgagataatccatgtattcatgcaacaagtggcataacgaccatgaaaagtaatcgcttatgcttctagacaactaagaaaccacgagaaaaattacccgacccacgatttagaatTAGCCAcgatgattcatgcactaaagatgtggaggcactatttgtatgccattcatgttgatatctatacggaccataagagccttcagtatatattcaagcaaaaggaattgaatttatgtcAGAGGGCGAtagttggagctactaaaagactatgatgttgatattttataccatccaggaaaggtgaatgtagtagccgacgccctcaaccgtagatctatgggtagcatgtCATATTTACTTCCAGAGAtgtgtgggatagcccatgagattcataaactagctagtcttggagttcgattactggactcaggtgataccgaagttactattcaggacacgacaacatcctctctaGAAACTAAAGTGAAGGAACTCCAGTATGAAGATCTTGTGCTATCTCACTACAGAGATATAACCCCTCAAAAAGAGAAGACACCAttggagattacaggagatggagtcctcggatattgaggtcgattatgtgttcctaatgtagcagGGTTGCACCAAcgggttatgggagaagctcactattcttgTTATTCTATTTATATAGGAgagacaaagatgtatcatgatatcatggGAATATACAGGTGGGACAAAATGAacaaggatatagcagagtttgttgttCAGTGCCCAAATTATCAGcatgttaagattgagcatcagaaactcgGTGGATTATTATAGGCTATAGAGATTttgacttggaaatgggaagagaTTAATATGTATTTCATCATAGGCAtacctcgtacccaacgtaagttcgatgctatatgggttattgtcgatagacttacaaaagcaGCTGATTTTCTGTCTGTCAGGACTACTTACTcagtagaggattatgcaaggctttacattagggggatagtacgacttcatggtgtcacTATATCtgttatctcagatagaggttctcggtttacagttaatttctggaggtccttccaaaaaggattgaggactcaggtaagtcttagtacaatatttcatccccagacagacggtcaggctgagcgtactattcagacactggaggatatgctacgggcttgtgtgatggacttcaggggtagcttgggatgatcatcttccacttattgagttcgcatataataatagttatcattccagcattcagatggctccatacgaagctctttatggatgaaagtgtaggtcacctatcggatggtttgaagttggggaaactaagttagtaggaccagagttggtacaacaggcagttgagaagattaagcttatacgggaaagactattagcagctcaga of Nicotiana tomentosiformis chromosome 7, ASM39032v3, whole genome shotgun sequence contains these proteins:
- the LOC138896133 gene encoding uncharacterized protein → MSKILSGKVNVVADALNRRSMGSMSYLLPEMCGIAHEIHKLASLGVRLLDSGDTEVTIQDTTTSSLETKVKELQYEDLVLSHYRDITPQKEKTPLEITGDGVLGY